From Sphingomonas bisphenolicum, one genomic window encodes:
- the sppA gene encoding signal peptide peptidase SppA, giving the protein MAFVKGAWRILVAIKDGLVLLFLLLFFGALYAALSYSPKPGKTVSSGALLLDLDGSIVEQPAQVGAMALLSGSGPDSEEYRLSDIVAALDAAKTDAKVKAVVLNLDGFMGGGQVAMARVGKALDAVRAAKKPVLAYATLYSDDGYQIAAHASEVWSDPLGGVAIMGRGGSNLYYKGLIDKLGVNTHVYRVGTYKSFVEPFTRTEQSPEAKQANQALAGALWQSWQDDVTRARPRAKIAAYAANPLAAAQAVGGDMGKAALANGLVDKLGDEAAFGDRVAQIAGDAASDKAGSFATIDLASYVKARKPANDGQIGVLTIAGDIVDGEAGPGTAAGDTVSDLLLTALDEKDLKALVVRVDSPGGSVMASEKIRGAILKAKSAGLPVVVSMANVAASGGYWVSTPADVIFAEPDTITGSIGVFGIIPSFEGTLAKMGITTDGVRTTPLSGQPDVTGGTTPQFDQIMQLGVEDIYRRFVGLVAQSRRKSPQAIDAIAQGRVWDGGTARQIGLVDRFGGLEDAIAEAARRAKVDPAKAKPYYIEKQPDSFAAFVQSIADREKGDASAPRDMLARQAWLQRGWAMQAVSDVKALVIGAGVRADCLECRGYGAPRQRNAAEDRGVLAMLAGLWR; this is encoded by the coding sequence TTGGCATTTGTGAAGGGCGCCTGGCGCATATTGGTCGCGATCAAGGACGGCCTCGTCCTGCTCTTCCTGCTGCTCTTCTTCGGCGCGCTCTACGCCGCCCTCTCCTACTCGCCAAAGCCGGGCAAGACCGTGTCGTCGGGCGCACTGCTGCTCGATCTGGACGGCAGCATCGTGGAACAGCCGGCGCAAGTGGGCGCGATGGCGCTGTTGTCCGGCTCCGGGCCCGACAGCGAAGAATATCGGCTGTCCGACATCGTCGCCGCGCTCGACGCCGCGAAGACCGATGCCAAGGTCAAGGCCGTGGTCCTGAACCTCGACGGCTTCATGGGCGGCGGCCAGGTCGCGATGGCCCGCGTGGGCAAGGCGCTCGACGCCGTGCGCGCCGCGAAAAAGCCGGTCCTGGCCTATGCCACCCTCTATAGCGACGACGGCTATCAGATCGCCGCCCATGCCAGCGAAGTGTGGAGCGACCCGCTGGGCGGCGTCGCGATCATGGGCCGGGGCGGCTCGAACCTCTACTATAAGGGGTTGATCGACAAGCTGGGCGTCAACACCCACGTCTATCGCGTCGGCACCTATAAGAGCTTCGTCGAACCCTTCACCCGCACCGAACAGTCGCCCGAAGCCAAACAGGCCAACCAGGCGCTCGCCGGCGCCCTGTGGCAAAGCTGGCAGGACGACGTGACCAGGGCGCGGCCCCGCGCGAAGATCGCTGCCTACGCCGCCAACCCGCTCGCCGCGGCGCAGGCGGTCGGGGGCGACATGGGCAAGGCGGCGCTTGCCAACGGGCTGGTCGACAAGCTTGGCGACGAAGCCGCCTTCGGCGACCGTGTCGCCCAGATCGCCGGCGACGCCGCCAGCGACAAGGCCGGCAGCTTCGCCACCATCGACCTTGCATCCTATGTGAAGGCCCGCAAGCCCGCCAATGACGGCCAGATCGGCGTGCTGACGATCGCGGGCGACATTGTCGATGGCGAAGCCGGCCCCGGCACCGCGGCGGGCGACACCGTCTCCGACCTGCTGCTGACCGCGCTCGATGAAAAGGATTTGAAGGCGCTGGTCGTCCGCGTCGATTCCCCTGGCGGATCGGTCATGGCGTCGGAGAAAATCCGCGGCGCGATCCTGAAAGCCAAGTCCGCCGGACTGCCGGTGGTCGTCTCCATGGCCAATGTCGCGGCCAGCGGCGGTTACTGGGTATCGACTCCGGCCGATGTCATCTTCGCCGAGCCGGACACGATCACCGGCTCCATCGGCGTGTTCGGCATCATCCCCAGCTTCGAAGGCACGCTGGCGAAGATGGGCATCACCACCGACGGCGTGCGCACCACGCCGCTCTCCGGCCAGCCCGACGTCACCGGCGGCACCACGCCGCAATTCGATCAGATCATGCAGTTGGGCGTCGAGGACATTTATCGCCGCTTCGTCGGCCTCGTCGCGCAATCGCGCCGCAAAAGCCCGCAGGCGATCGACGCCATCGCGCAGGGCCGCGTCTGGGACGGCGGCACCGCGCGCCAGATCGGCCTGGTGGATCGCTTCGGCGGCCTCGAAGACGCCATCGCCGAAGCCGCGCGCCGCGCGAAGGTCGATCCCGCCAAGGCGAAACCCTATTATATCGAGAAGCAGCCCGACAGCTTCGCCGCCTTCGTCCAGTCGATCGCCGACCGCGAAAAAGGTGACGCCAGCGCGCCCCGCGACATGCTTGCGCGACAGGCCTGGCTGCAACGCGGCTGGGCGATGCAGGCGGTATCGGACGTCAAGGCGCTGGTGATCGGCGCAGGCGTGCGCGCCGACTGTCTGGAATGCCGTGGCTATGGTGCGCCCAGGCAGCGCAATGCCGCGGAAGACCGTGGCGTCCTGGCGATGCTCGCGGGCCTGTGGCGCTAA
- the gpmA gene encoding 2,3-diphosphoglycerate-dependent phosphoglycerate mutase translates to MPTLVLIRHGQSSWNLENRFTGWWDVDVTEKGAEEARAAGRLMAEKGLDFDQCYTSFQTRAIKTLNLALEEMGRLWLPVEKDWRLNERHYGGLTGLNKAETAAKHGDDQVKIWRRSFDIPPPVLEAGSAFDLSADRRYDGIAIPSTESLKDTIARVLPYWEATIAPDLKAGKRVLISAHGNSLRALVKHLSNIPDDEITHLEIPTGQPIVYELADDLRAIERYYLSER, encoded by the coding sequence ATGCCCACTCTCGTCCTCATCCGCCATGGCCAGTCGTCATGGAACCTGGAAAACCGCTTCACCGGCTGGTGGGACGTGGACGTGACCGAGAAGGGCGCCGAAGAAGCGCGCGCCGCCGGTCGCCTGATGGCGGAAAAGGGGCTGGACTTCGACCAATGCTATACCAGTTTCCAGACCCGCGCGATCAAGACGCTCAATCTGGCGCTGGAGGAAATGGGGCGGCTGTGGTTGCCGGTCGAAAAGGACTGGCGGCTGAACGAGCGCCATTATGGCGGGCTGACCGGCCTGAACAAGGCGGAAACGGCCGCCAAGCATGGCGACGATCAGGTCAAGATCTGGCGTCGCAGCTTCGACATTCCGCCGCCGGTGCTGGAAGCGGGCAGCGCATTCGACCTGTCGGCCGACCGCCGCTATGACGGTATCGCCATCCCGTCGACCGAGAGCCTGAAGGACACGATCGCGCGCGTCCTGCCCTATTGGGAGGCGACGATCGCGCCCGACCTGAAGGCCGGCAAGCGCGTGCTGATTTCGGCGCATGGCAATTCGCTGCGCGCGCTGGTGAAGCATCTGTCGAACATTCCCGACGACGAGATCACCCATCTGGAAATCCCGACCGGTCAGCCGATCGTCTATGAACTGGCGGACGATCTGCGCGCGATCGAGCGTTATTATCTGTCGGAGCGGTAA
- the purE gene encoding 5-(carboxyamino)imidazole ribonucleotide mutase, which yields MSGAVTVGIIMGSRSDWDTMRHAAETLEALGVPHECKVVSAHRTPQRLYDYATGAVGRGLKVIIAGAGGAAHLPGMTASMTRLPVLGVPVESKALKGMDSLLSIVQMPGGIPVATLAIGKPGAINAGLLAASILATTDDVLADRLDAWRARQTEAVAETVED from the coding sequence ATGAGCGGGGCAGTCACGGTCGGCATCATCATGGGGTCGCGGTCCGATTGGGACACGATGCGCCATGCCGCCGAAACGCTCGAAGCGCTGGGCGTGCCGCACGAATGCAAGGTGGTGTCGGCCCACCGCACCCCGCAGCGCCTCTATGACTATGCCACCGGCGCGGTGGGCCGCGGCCTGAAGGTCATCATCGCCGGGGCTGGCGGGGCGGCGCATCTGCCCGGCATGACCGCGTCGATGACCCGCCTGCCGGTGCTGGGCGTGCCGGTCGAATCCAAGGCGCTGAAGGGCATGGATTCGCTGCTGTCCATCGTCCAGATGCCCGGCGGCATCCCCGTCGCCACGCTGGCGATCGGCAAGCCCGGCGCAATCAATGCGGGACTGCTCGCGGCATCTATCCTGGCAACGACCGACGATGTGCTGGCCGACCGGCTGGACGCCTGGCGTGCGCGCCAGACCGAGGCCGTGGCCGAAACCGTCGAGGATTGA
- a CDS encoding 5-(carboxyamino)imidazole ribonucleotide synthase produces the protein MTTIAPGATIGILGGGQLGRMIATAAAQLGYRTHIYAPEDSGPAADVSPNWTRGAYEDPQALGDFADSVDVVTYEFENIDPAAVEVLSTHGLVRPDAQALRVAQDRLAEKRFVCDLGGLTAPFAPVESLDDLESAIEQVGSRAILKTNRMGYDGKGQARLSEPGDAVGAWNAIGRQSAILEGFVTFDQEFSVILVRGHDGAVRFWDSAANVHVDGILATSTVPAGALIAGQMAQARGMAQKIADALGYVGVLTCEFFASADGPVFNEMAPRVHNSGHWTIEGAVTSQFENHVRAICGLPLGDTALAARGVAMRNLIGDDVDDWQAILSDPANHLHLYGKHEARPGRKMGHVTRLTL, from the coding sequence ATGACGACCATCGCGCCCGGCGCCACCATCGGCATTCTCGGCGGCGGCCAGCTCGGCCGGATGATCGCCACCGCAGCGGCGCAACTGGGCTATCGCACCCATATCTACGCGCCCGAAGACAGCGGCCCGGCCGCGGACGTGTCGCCCAACTGGACGCGCGGCGCCTATGAGGACCCGCAAGCACTGGGCGATTTTGCCGACAGCGTCGATGTCGTCACCTATGAGTTCGAGAATATCGATCCCGCCGCGGTCGAAGTGCTGTCCACCCATGGGCTGGTCCGCCCCGACGCGCAGGCGCTGCGTGTGGCGCAGGACCGGCTGGCTGAGAAGCGCTTCGTTTGCGACCTGGGCGGGCTGACCGCGCCCTTCGCACCGGTCGAGAGCCTGGACGATCTGGAAAGCGCGATAGAGCAGGTCGGCAGCCGCGCGATCCTGAAGACCAACCGGATGGGCTATGATGGCAAGGGGCAGGCGCGCCTGTCCGAGCCGGGGGATGCGGTGGGCGCGTGGAACGCGATCGGACGGCAGAGCGCGATATTGGAAGGGTTCGTGACCTTCGACCAGGAATTTTCGGTGATCCTGGTGCGCGGCCATGACGGCGCGGTGCGATTCTGGGATTCGGCGGCCAATGTCCATGTCGATGGCATATTGGCGACCTCGACCGTGCCCGCGGGCGCGTTGATCGCGGGGCAGATGGCGCAGGCGCGCGGCATGGCGCAGAAGATCGCCGACGCGCTGGGCTATGTCGGCGTGCTGACCTGCGAATTTTTCGCCAGCGCCGATGGGCCGGTGTTCAACGAAATGGCGCCGCGCGTGCATAATAGCGGCCACTGGACGATCGAGGGCGCGGTGACGAGCCAGTTCGAGAACCATGTCCGCGCCATTTGCGGCCTGCCGCTGGGCGACACGGCGCTGGCCGCGCGGGGCGTGGCTATGCGCAACCTGATCGGCGACGATGTCGACGACTGGCAGGCCATCCTGTCCGACCCGGCGAACCACCTGCACCTCTATGGCAAGCATGAGGCGCGGCCGGGTCGGAAGATGGGGCATGTGACGCGGTTGACGCTGTAA
- a CDS encoding dihydrofolate reductase, translated as MSRADIVLVLARADNGVIGKDGNLPWRLPADLRHFKAVTLGHPMVMGRKTFDSLPGLLPGRRHIVLTRDRNWRGEGAEAAHDVESAIALADAPVVMVIGGAEIYRLFLGQADRIELTEVHLEAAGDASIAYPDPADWRETARADHEALDGRPAYSFVTLVRTR; from the coding sequence ATGAGCCGCGCAGATATCGTCCTCGTCCTCGCCCGCGCCGACAATGGCGTGATCGGCAAGGATGGCAACCTGCCCTGGCGCCTGCCCGCCGACCTCAGGCATTTCAAGGCGGTGACGCTCGGCCATCCGATGGTGATGGGACGCAAGACGTTCGACAGCCTGCCCGGCCTGCTGCCCGGTCGTCGTCATATCGTGCTGACGCGCGATCGCAACTGGCGCGGGGAGGGGGCGGAAGCCGCCCATGACGTCGAAAGCGCGATCGCCCTGGCCGATGCGCCGGTGGTGATGGTGATCGGCGGGGCGGAAATCTATCGGTTGTTCCTGGGCCAAGCCGACCGGATCGAACTGACCGAGGTGCATCTGGAGGCGGCGGGTGACGCGAGCATCGCCTATCCCGATCCGGCGGACTGGCGCGAAACGGCGCGGGCGGACCATGAGGCGCTGGATGGGCGGCCGGCCTATAGTTTCGTGACGTTGGTGCGGACGCGTTGA
- a CDS encoding bifunctional riboflavin kinase/FAD synthetase: protein MERLSSSAPIPAHLRGSIMALGNFDGFHAGHQAVVARAIARARAEGRPAIVATFDPHPVRLFRPETPWFRLTTLDQRQALFAAAGADAMLVFAFNPAMAAMRADEFAAFLVQEMGAAGVVTGEDFTFGKAKGGTVATLAELGAALGMAAEAVPAVTDSGGEIISSSRIRDALKAGDCTTATRLLTRPFTIQGVVQHGDKLGRTIGFPTANIDMGHYLRPAYGIYAVRGLLADGRVLDGAANLGIRPSFDPPKELLEPHFFDFAESLYDQIIEVQLIHYLHPELKYDGLDALMAGIAKDCVDARQILAGTPRLA from the coding sequence ATGGAGCGGCTTAGCAGCAGCGCCCCGATCCCTGCGCATCTGCGCGGGAGCATCATGGCGCTCGGCAATTTCGACGGGTTTCACGCGGGCCATCAGGCGGTGGTCGCGCGGGCGATCGCGCGTGCGCGCGCCGAAGGGCGACCGGCGATCGTCGCCACCTTCGATCCGCATCCGGTGCGGCTGTTCCGGCCCGAAACGCCGTGGTTCCGCCTGACGACGCTGGACCAGCGGCAGGCACTGTTCGCCGCGGCGGGGGCCGACGCGATGCTGGTGTTCGCCTTCAACCCCGCCATGGCGGCGATGCGGGCGGATGAGTTTGCGGCCTTCCTGGTGCAGGAAATGGGTGCGGCCGGTGTGGTGACGGGGGAGGATTTCACCTTCGGCAAGGCGAAAGGCGGCACCGTCGCCACGCTGGCCGAACTGGGCGCGGCGCTGGGCATGGCGGCGGAAGCGGTGCCGGCCGTGACCGATAGCGGCGGCGAGATCATTTCCTCCAGCCGTATCCGCGATGCGCTCAAGGCCGGCGATTGCACCACCGCGACGCGGCTGCTGACGCGGCCCTTCACCATTCAGGGGGTGGTGCAGCATGGCGACAAGCTGGGCCGGACCATCGGTTTTCCGACCGCCAATATCGACATGGGCCATTATCTGCGGCCGGCCTATGGCATTTATGCGGTGCGCGGGCTGTTGGCTGACGGGCGGGTGCTGGATGGCGCGGCGAACCTGGGTATCCGTCCCAGCTTCGATCCGCCCAAGGAATTGCTGGAGCCGCATTTCTTCGATTTCGCCGAAAGCCTCTACGACCAGATCATTGAGGTGCAGTTGATCCACTATCTGCATCCCGAGTTGAAATATGACGGGCTGGACGCGCTGATGGCGGGGATCGCGAAGGACTGCGTGGACGCGCGGCAAATCCTTGCGGGAACGCCCCGGCTCGCTTAA
- the ileS gene encoding isoleucine--tRNA ligase produces the protein MTDAPDYKSTVFLPVTDFPMKAGLAQKEPAIAAKWEAMDLYGKLREKRAGRERFILHDGPPYANGDIHMGHAMNKVLKDIIVRSQSLLGKDAPYVPGWDCHGLPIEWKIEEEYRKKKLNKDEVPAAEFRAQCRAYADKWVGVQKDQFKRLGVMGDWADPYLTMKFDAEATIVGELLKFAESGQLYRGAKPVMWSPVEKTALAEAEVEYEDVTSTQIDVAFEIVEAPNAPELVGAHAVIWTTTPWTIPVNQAIAFGEDIEYVLVPSKTDGRQYLVAKDSALILSFVSRLTGKNFARWADAMALAGEDERVGDWLACFADNSFAKEQRVFKGTDLAGAIARHPMHALGGFFAKPRPLLPADHVTTDAGTGLVHMAPDHGEEDFIACKKLGIDPVFAVNDAGFYRDDWDWLPGQGSVINTKFNGAEGPICTDLRAVGALLSASDFRHSYPHSWRSKARIIYRCTPQWFIPMDKPQEDGVADVDGGVMPTPVVSGNGPTLREIAVDAIEHTRWVPERSTNRIRSMVEGRPDWVISRQRAWGVPIALYVHRKSGQYLVDPAVNARIIDAFKGAGADAWFGADHQALLGPDYDFNDYEVVNDILDVWFDSGSTHSFVVEGRYGEGTRADLYIEGSDQHRGWFQSSLLESCGTRGQAPYKAVLTHGFALDGTGKKMSKSLGNVVDPLKIMSESGADILRVWVASTDYFDDVRIGKEVLAGSSDAYRKLRNTFRYMLGALSDYDEETEAVSYAEMPELERYMLHRLAQLDAELRAVVDKAAKSENWLEFSRYTRAIFDFANSDLSAFFFDIRKDCLYCDAKSDPKRRAYRTLLDTLFHALVRYVAPIIPFTAEEVWQSRFPNEEESVHFLEWPEVDRHWINSHLNDKWGELRSQREQVNEAIEPFRREKIIRSSLEADVTMGELLPSDGVDFAEVAIVARVTMGVGDGIVVKPSDWHKCGRCWRKLPEVTEEGTLCDRCDEVLKA, from the coding sequence ATGACCGACGCACCTGATTATAAGTCCACCGTCTTCCTGCCCGTCACCGACTTCCCGATGAAGGCCGGCCTGGCCCAGAAGGAGCCGGCGATCGCCGCCAAGTGGGAGGCGATGGACCTCTATGGCAAGCTGCGCGAGAAGCGCGCCGGCCGCGAACGCTTCATCCTGCATGATGGCCCGCCCTACGCCAATGGCGACATCCATATGGGCCATGCGATGAACAAGGTGCTCAAGGACATCATCGTCCGGTCGCAGTCGCTGCTGGGCAAGGATGCGCCCTATGTTCCGGGCTGGGATTGCCACGGCCTGCCGATCGAATGGAAGATCGAGGAAGAATATCGCAAGAAGAAGCTGAACAAGGACGAGGTGCCCGCCGCCGAATTCCGCGCCCAGTGCCGCGCCTATGCCGACAAATGGGTGGGCGTGCAGAAGGATCAGTTCAAGCGTCTGGGCGTGATGGGCGACTGGGCCGATCCGTATCTGACGATGAAGTTCGACGCCGAAGCGACGATCGTGGGCGAACTGCTGAAATTCGCGGAAAGCGGCCAGCTCTATCGCGGCGCCAAGCCCGTCATGTGGTCGCCGGTCGAAAAGACCGCGCTGGCCGAGGCGGAAGTGGAATATGAAGACGTCACCTCGACCCAGATCGACGTGGCGTTCGAGATCGTCGAAGCGCCGAACGCGCCGGAGCTGGTCGGTGCGCATGCGGTGATCTGGACGACCACGCCCTGGACGATCCCTGTCAATCAGGCGATCGCGTTTGGGGAGGACATTGAGTATGTGTTGGTTCCATCCAAAACCGACGGTCGCCAGTATCTGGTAGCTAAGGATTCGGCTTTGATTTTGAGCTTCGTTTCCAGACTGACCGGAAAGAATTTCGCGCGTTGGGCGGACGCTATGGCGCTGGCTGGAGAAGATGAGCGCGTGGGCGATTGGTTGGCTTGCTTTGCCGACAACTCGTTCGCGAAAGAGCAACGTGTCTTCAAAGGCACCGACCTCGCAGGCGCGATCGCCCGTCACCCGATGCACGCGCTGGGCGGATTCTTCGCCAAGCCGCGCCCGCTGCTGCCCGCCGACCATGTCACCACCGACGCGGGTACGGGCCTCGTCCATATGGCGCCCGACCATGGCGAGGAGGATTTCATCGCCTGCAAGAAGCTGGGCATCGACCCGGTCTTTGCGGTCAACGACGCGGGCTTCTACCGCGACGACTGGGACTGGCTGCCGGGGCAGGGCAGCGTCATCAACACCAAGTTCAACGGCGCCGAAGGCCCGATCTGCACCGACCTGCGCGCGGTCGGCGCGTTGCTGTCGGCCAGCGACTTCCGTCACAGCTATCCGCATAGCTGGCGGTCGAAGGCGCGGATCATCTATCGCTGCACCCCGCAATGGTTCATTCCGATGGATAAACCCCAGGAAGACGGGGTCGCGGACGTCGATGGCGGCGTGATGCCGACCCCTGTGGTCAGCGGCAATGGCCCCACGCTGCGCGAAATCGCGGTCGATGCGATCGAACATACCCGCTGGGTGCCGGAGCGCTCGACCAACCGTATTCGTTCGATGGTGGAAGGGCGTCCCGACTGGGTCATCAGCCGCCAGCGCGCGTGGGGCGTGCCGATCGCCCTCTATGTCCATCGCAAGAGCGGGCAATATCTGGTCGATCCGGCGGTCAATGCCCGCATCATCGACGCGTTCAAGGGCGCCGGTGCGGACGCCTGGTTCGGTGCCGATCATCAGGCGCTGCTCGGCCCGGACTATGACTTCAACGACTATGAGGTCGTGAACGACATTCTCGACGTCTGGTTCGACAGCGGTTCGACCCACAGCTTCGTGGTCGAGGGCCGCTATGGCGAAGGGACGCGCGCCGACCTCTATATCGAAGGGTCGGACCAGCATCGCGGCTGGTTCCAATCCTCGCTGCTCGAAAGCTGCGGTACCCGCGGTCAGGCGCCCTACAAGGCGGTGCTGACCCATGGCTTCGCGCTGGACGGCACGGGCAAGAAAATGTCCAAGTCGCTCGGCAACGTGGTCGATCCGCTCAAGATCATGAGCGAGAGCGGCGCCGACATCCTGCGCGTCTGGGTCGCCAGCACCGACTATTTCGATGACGTCCGCATCGGCAAGGAAGTGCTGGCCGGCTCGTCCGACGCCTACCGCAAATTGCGCAATACATTCCGTTACATGCTGGGCGCTCTTTCAGACTATGATGAAGAGACGGAAGCCGTGTCCTACGCGGAAATGCCGGAGCTGGAGCGTTATATGCTCCACCGTCTGGCGCAGCTCGACGCGGAACTGCGCGCCGTGGTGGACAAGGCTGCGAAGAGCGAGAACTGGCTGGAATTCAGCCGCTACACCCGCGCCATCTTCGATTTCGCGAACAGCGACCTCAGCGCCTTCTTCTTCGATATCCGCAAGGATTGCCTCTATTGCGATGCGAAGTCGGACCCCAAGCGGCGCGCCTATCGCACCCTGCTCGACACGCTGTTCCATGCGCTGGTGCGCTATGTGGCGCCGATCATCCCCTTCACGGCGGAAGAAGTGTGGCAGAGCCGCTTCCCCAATGAGGAAGAGAGCGTCCATTTCCTGGAATGGCCCGAAGTCGACCGTCACTGGATCAACAGCCATCTCAATGACAAATGGGGCGAACTGCGCAGCCAGCGCGAACAGGTGAATGAGGCGATCGAGCCCTTCCGCCGCGAGAAAATCATACGGTCCAGCCTGGAGGCTGACGTCACCATGGGGGAATTGCTGCCCAGCGACGGTGTCGACTTCGCCGAAGTGGCGATCGTCGCGCGCGTGACCATGGGCGTGGGCGACGGCATCGTGGTGAAGCCCAGCGACTGGCATAAATGCGGCCGCTGCTGGCGCAAGCTGCCGGAAGTGACCGAGGAGGGCACGCTATGTGACCGCTGTGACGAGGTGCTGAAGGCATGA
- the lspA gene encoding signal peptidase II has product MSAVNHRPLGLTVAIVTLALDQLIKYSVTYPLALKSRLDGIDILPIFRLRWLENRGVSMGFFHADTNVARWALVGMTMLIAGFVGVWMWREKARQDVAALGLVLGGAIGNIVDRMRLGYVVDYADLHFGEWRPFLIFNLADAAITIGVLILLARALLLRDKSAKTETLK; this is encoded by the coding sequence ATGAGCGCGGTCAATCACCGCCCGCTGGGCCTGACCGTCGCGATCGTGACGCTCGCGCTCGACCAGCTCATCAAATATAGCGTCACCTATCCGCTGGCGCTCAAGAGCAGGCTGGACGGGATCGATATCCTGCCGATCTTCCGCTTGCGCTGGCTGGAAAATCGCGGCGTTTCCATGGGCTTCTTCCATGCCGACACGAATGTCGCGCGCTGGGCGCTGGTGGGCATGACGATGCTGATCGCCGGTTTCGTCGGCGTGTGGATGTGGCGTGAAAAGGCGCGGCAGGATGTCGCGGCGCTGGGCCTGGTGCTGGGCGGGGCGATCGGCAATATCGTCGATCGGATGCGGCTGGGCTATGTCGTCGATTATGCCGACCTGCATTTCGGCGAGTGGCGGCCTTTCCTGATTTTCAACCTGGCGGACGCCGCCATCACGATCGGCGTGTTGATCCTGCTTGCGCGGGCGTTGCTGCTGCGCGACAAGAGCGCAAAGACGGAGACTTTGAAGTAA
- a CDS encoding DUF3035 domain-containing protein: MRKLILAAGLVSTLSACGGGGGLFNRQRPDEFAVSRQAPLIIPPDFALVPPAPGTPAAASVDSSKAAMDAMFGGPAARSAGEGATLNAAGRANAASGIRSSVGDPGTEVVDKGATTRDIIAAPEGDGQQARAATPQP; the protein is encoded by the coding sequence ATGCGTAAACTGATCCTCGCTGCCGGCCTTGTGTCCACCCTGTCCGCCTGCGGCGGCGGCGGTGGCCTGTTCAACCGCCAGCGCCCCGATGAATTCGCCGTCTCGCGCCAGGCACCCCTGATCATTCCGCCCGACTTCGCGCTGGTGCCGCCTGCGCCGGGCACGCCGGCCGCCGCGTCGGTCGATTCGAGCAAGGCCGCGATGGACGCGATGTTCGGCGGTCCCGCCGCGCGTAGCGCCGGCGAAGGCGCCACGCTCAACGCCGCGGGGCGCGCCAACGCCGCATCGGGCATCCGTTCGTCGGTGGGCGATCCCGGCACCGAAGTCGTGGACAAGGGGGCCACCACCCGCGACATCATCGCCGCGCCCGAAGGCGACGGCCAGCAAGCGCGCGCCGCGACGCCGCAGCCTTAA
- a CDS encoding ArsR/SmtB family transcription factor, whose amino-acid sequence MSKAEPAQLFAALGDATRLGMVGRLSDGGERSIVQMGEGLAISRQAVAKHLDVLHGAGLVHRRKSGREVHYALHREAIEAARSWLDEVNAQWDGPLARLKAFVEAS is encoded by the coding sequence ATGTCGAAGGCTGAACCGGCGCAATTGTTCGCCGCGCTGGGCGACGCGACCCGGCTGGGCATGGTCGGCCGCCTCAGCGACGGCGGCGAACGATCGATCGTGCAAATGGGCGAAGGGCTGGCGATCAGCCGGCAGGCGGTCGCCAAGCATCTGGACGTGCTGCACGGCGCGGGGCTGGTGCATCGTCGCAAGAGCGGACGCGAAGTCCATTATGCGCTGCATCGGGAGGCGATCGAAGCCGCCCGGTCGTGGCTGGACGAGGTCAATGCCCAATGGGACGGCCCCCTCGCCCGGCTCAAGGCTTTTGTCGAGGCCAGCTAA
- a CDS encoding SRPBCC family protein: MPDHIIKTIDIAAPIAKVWDALIDHEKFGAWFLVALDQPFAVGQGSTGHMTYPGYEHFPWQSRTVAIEPMTRFAFEWPATGGDEDAIRNGVPEWTLVEFRLEPTAGGTRLTVTESGFDHVPEPRRASVLRSNDGGWAEQVQNIRRYVEG; this comes from the coding sequence ATGCCCGACCATATCATCAAGACCATCGACATCGCCGCGCCCATCGCCAAGGTGTGGGACGCGCTTATCGATCATGAAAAATTCGGTGCCTGGTTCCTGGTCGCGCTCGACCAGCCCTTCGCCGTCGGGCAAGGCTCGACCGGCCACATGACCTATCCCGGCTACGAACATTTCCCCTGGCAATCGCGCACCGTCGCGATCGAGCCGATGACCCGCTTCGCCTTCGAATGGCCCGCCACCGGCGGCGACGAGGATGCGATCCGGAACGGCGTGCCCGAATGGACGCTGGTCGAGTTTCGGCTGGAGCCGACCGCCGGCGGCACAAGGCTGACCGTCACCGAAAGCGGGTTCGATCATGTCCCCGAACCGCGCCGCGCCAGCGTCCTGCGCTCCAACGACGGCGGCTGGGCGGAGCAGGTGCAGAATATCAGACGCTATGTCGAAGGCTGA